A region from the Bos indicus isolate NIAB-ARS_2022 breed Sahiwal x Tharparkar chromosome 14, NIAB-ARS_B.indTharparkar_mat_pri_1.0, whole genome shotgun sequence genome encodes:
- the WDR97 gene encoding WD repeat-containing protein 97 isoform X4, whose product MESEVLDASNPYTVGGDYLIVDQEPYETDIYEVPDPGLLKEERESSFSERAPQLFTNNSQWQNMAQSARARQLWLLLRTGLQTFVEKEKRAELHVARLTHGLEPLRRLEVAAGLCSVAQDPVGRRFVVLDGAGRLHLHREDGWAQEKLLAPVALTGLVAVLGPLGTVGRFVGWGPVGLAILKSDLSLLWLSKPGEHGVPGHEPICCLPVPDPGLLLVAEAGGSLVLWKFRSGGRCLVPHGSPLQLPPSISGALARLALGPRSPHHDPCCFAAYGSAVLTFDLQTWALTDVRRNLHKTTIFDLAYCKEVEAMVTASRDSTVKVWEADWQIRMVFVGHRGPVTAVTVLPNTALVLSASQDGTLRTWDLQAAAQVGEVALTCWGRGVPSESVSRLLAPAGPGWPLLSLEARSVGLWRARELYSPLAQLSAPVLHLQLAPALPKPTAPHVALPARLVCACADGSVYLVSVSGGHTVSALLLEPEDCAAAVAYCLPREALWVLTRAGHLLCANAARSPMRVLRRLCPPPPPAPQPCCLHLYSHLTDPTSAFTNWEIVCQYKGELCRSDVAWAWKDKNRYLPVVGHTDGTLSVLELRSLKTVFRTEAHSPGPVTAIASTWNSIVSSGGDLTVKMWRVFPYAEESLSPLRTFCCCHPAVVLCALGKRVTVGFEDPNNATYGLVQFGLGSSPRYDHRPQDDPTDRITGLCCCPTLKLYASSSLDCTIRIWTAENKLLRLLHLNGAPQALTFCSNNGDLVLALGSRLCLVDHRLYLPTSYLLKAPFPVQNLCQEVPDGVDDPPLPLTSPELLTAAQLQRLANLRGVASLSTALCFIHRQTTAPQQPVLEEDLEVLVVRNQDLQQLRLGLESPAARPQLTWQQRQQAFDNYLHLIYGPGMLVSIGPPQTSLCPGPLTCLCVPHPPQGLDSEAEPQQQWGTVALTVEKETWDPSAQPRDGPALRGTEAPPLQDVGTLGRRFARPPRVPLPLPPTYRRVHSRASQLLARSSLSCELGLSLDLQLQWDRLSKNPLAWDPPSPDLGQSRTSLLLQRRPQELLSNLSGFFPATIHPYKYWRRPIRFPGCVPNSVVLQQMWLPEEVSGLGALGGLSGSLESKQRRGQEDLWLVRGIRRRHTKQQQKLIQWLRDEEDEDEEEPDLDWGLEPPSPPHRLPSDPLLVPVRLRAQSAKDPILSLKGTHEDTAKTETYLHHPQFHYAQLLWEQCYGRLPKFLQFFVEQNWFKKLFPIFTLQAYPEMGTVEGLASAFMDLLEEASWADRVHVLRALLRLLPDLSRDFCSRLQGTLLHLLNLEQPPSLQDRVQKQFVMLALQLLLACSLESREVVVELMSYFLYSPAPFRPELRRLLDGLGLQDPQGFLFKEMMTWVQGPDPESKATLRRRCCQKLEEMIQQLQPEVVLRSSAPAILPHEMPPREMLPLAQMVWSQSKMLDLGPIDALNFFCEQQRIRHQGPLPEEPYSPPPGPPLPPQFCGMVLPHSPDPRHDRILRLQEARVQRSPMRLRGRMLSRLCVDRSLDSTIRILKLPLPRVELQPFPPDWPRSARPLPPRLLHPALQRYFLPDDTNPDNYH is encoded by the exons ATGGAGTCGGAAGTGTTGGATGCAAGCAACCCGTATACAGTAGGAGGCGACTACCTGATTGTAGACCAAGAGCCATATGAGACCGACATTTATGAAGTCCCGGACCCGGGGCTCCTCAAGGAAGAGAGGG AGTCGTCATTTTCGGAGCGGGCCCCACAGCTTTTTACCAACAACTCGCAGTGGCAGAACATGGCTCAGAGTGCCCGTGCCCGCCAGCTGTGGCTGCTCCTGCGTACAGGCCTCCAGACCTTTGTGGAAAAG GAAAAGAGAGCTGAGCTGCATGTGGCGCGCTTGACGCACGGGCTGGAACCCCTGCGGCGCCTGGAGGTGGCAGCCGGGCTGTGTTCGGTGGCACAGGACCCCGTAGGCAGACGCTTCGTGGTGCTGGATGGTGCAGGCCGCCTGCACCTGCACAGAGAGGATGGCTGGGcacaagagaagctgctggcTCCAGTTGCACTTACAGGGCTAGTGGCGGTGCTGGGCCCTCTGGGCACTGTGGGCCGTTTTGTGGGCTGGGGCCCAGTGGGGCTGGCCATACTAAAGTCCGACCTTAGCCTACTGTGGCTGAGTAAGCCAGGGGAGCATGGGGTGCCAGGCCACGAGCCCATCTGCTGCCTGCCGGTGCCAGATCCCGGGCTGCTACTGGTGGCGGAGGCAGGCGGAAGCCTGGTGCTCTGGAAGTTCCGTTCAGGGGGCCGCTGCCTGGTTCCCCACGGGTCACCTCTGCAGCTACCGCCAAGCATCTCGGGTGCGCTTGCGCGTCTGGCTCTGGGGCCTCGGTCTCCCCATCACGACCCATGCTGCTTCGCAGCCTATGGCTCAGCCGTGCTCACCTTTGATCTGCAAACCTGGGCTCTCACAGATGTGCGTCGGAATCTGCACAAAAC CACCATCTTCGACCTGGCGTACTGTAAAGAGGTAGAGGCCATGGTGACAGCTTCCCGGGACAGCACGGTGAAAGTGTGGGAGGCTGACTGGCAGATCCGGATGGTGTTCGTGGGACACAGAG GCCCGGTGACCGCGGTGACCGTGCTCCCGAACACAGCCCTGGTGTTGTCGGCTTCACAGGACGGGACGCTGCGCACGTGGGACCTTCAGGCAGCAGCGCAGGTGGGTGAGGTGGCACTCACCTGCTGGGGCCGCGGCGTGCCGTCGGAGAGTGTGAGCCGTCTGCTGGCCCCCGCCGGCCCGGGCTGGCCCTTGCTCTCCTTGGAGGCCCGCAGCGTGGGGCTGTGGCGTGCGCGGGAGCTCTACTCACCGTTGGCGCAGCTATCTGCGCCGGTGCTCCACCTGCAGTTGGCGCCGGCGCTGCCCAAGCCCACCGCCCCGCACGTGGCGCTGCCCGCCCGCCTCGTGTGCGCCTGCGCTGATGGCTCGGTGTACCTGGTGTCAGTCTCTGGCGGACACACCGTGAGCGCGCTTCTTCTGGAGCCCGAGGACTGCGCGGCTGCCGTGGCCTACTGCCTGCCTCGCGAGGCGCTGTGGGTGCTGACGCGCGCCGGACACCTGCTGTGTGCTAATGCAGCACGCTCCCCAATGCGGGTGCTGCGCCGCCTGTGCCCGCCGCCGCCACCCGCGCCCCAGCCCTGCTGCCTGCACCTCTACAGCCACCTCACGGACCCCACCAGCGCGTTCACCAACTGGGAGATAGTGTGCCAGTACAAGGGCGAGCTGTGCCGCAGCGACGTGGCCTGGGCCTGGAAGGACAAGAACCG GTACCTGCCCGTGGTGGGGCACACTGATGGCACCTTGTCCGTACTCGAGTTGCGCTCCTTGAAGACGGTCTTCCGAACGGAGGCACACAGCCCGGGCCCCGTCACTGCCATCGCGTCCACCTGGAACAGCATCGTGTCCTCTG GGGGAGACCTGACTGTGAAGATGTGGCGCGTCTTCCCCTACGCCGAGGAGAGCCTGAGCCCCCTGCGCACCTTCTGCTGCTGCCACCCGGCGGTAGTGCTCTGCGCCCTTGGCAAGCGCGTCACGGTGGGCTTCGAGGACCCGAACAATGCCACCTATGGCCTGGTGCAGTTTGGCCTGGGCAGCAGCCCTCGCTATGATCACCGGCCCCAGGACGACCCCACGGACCGCATCACCG GCCTGTGCTGCTGTCCCACGCTCAAGCTGTATGCCTCTTCCAGCCTGGACTGCACCATCCGGATCTGGACAGCGGAGAACAAGCTGCTgcg gCTCCTACATCTGAACGGTGCCCCTCAGGCCCTAACCTTCTGCAGCAACAATGGGGACCTGGTCCTGGCACTAGGCTCCCGCCTCTGCCTGGTGGACCACAGACTCTACCTGCCCACATCTTACCTGCTTAAG GCTCCTTTCCCTGTTCAGAACCTGTGCCAAGAGGTCCCTGATGGGGTGGATGATCCTCCACTGCCGCTGACCAGCCCAGAGTTACTGACTGCAGCCCAGCTACAGAGGCTCGCCAACCTGCGTGGGGTGGCCAGCCTCAG CACAGCCTTGTGTTTCATCCATCGCCAGACAACAGCTCCTCAGCAGCCAGTGTTGGAGGAG gacttGGAAGTCCTGGTTGTCCGGAACCAAGACCTTCAGCAACTGAGACTGGGGCTGGAGAGCCCGGCAGCCCGGCCCCAGCTGACTTGGCAGCAGCGCCAGCAGGCCTTTGATAACTACCTACATCTGATCTACGGCCCAGGCATGCTGGTGAGCATAGGGCCTCCCCAGACCTCCCTGTGCCCTGGGCCTCTGACCTGCCTGTGTGTCCCGCACCCCCCCCAGGGTCTGGATTCTGAAGCAGAGCCCCAGCAGCAGTGGGGCACGGTGGCCCTCACAGTGGAAAAAGAGACCTGGGACCCAAGTGCCCAGCCCAGAGATGGCCCTGCTCTCAGGGGCACCGAAGCCCCACCACTGCAGGACGTGGGGACCCTGGGCAGGCGCTTTGCCCGCCCACCCCGAGTCCCCTTGCCTCTCCCACCCACCTACCGGAGGGTGCACAGCAGAGCATCCCAG CTACTGGCCCGCTCCTCCCTGAGCTGCGAGCTGGGCCTCAGTCTGGACCTGCAGCTGCAGTGGGATCGGCTCAGCAAAAACCCTCTGGCCTGGGATCCACCGTCCCCCGACCTGGGGCAGAGCAGG ACCTCCCTGCTGCTGCAGAGGCGGCCCCAGGAGCTTCTCTCCAACCTCAGCGGCTTCTTCCCTGCCACCATCCATCCTTACAAG TACTGGCGGCGGCCCATCCGCTTCCCGGGCTGCGTGCCCAACTCGGTGGTGCTGCAGCAGATGTGGCTGCCCGAGGAGGTCAGCGGCCTCGGAGCCCTCGGCGGGCTCTCGGGCAGCCTCGAGAGCAAG CAGCGCAGGGGCCAGGAGGACCTGTGGCTGGTGCGGGGCATCAGGCGGCGCCATAccaagcagcagcagaagctgatCCAGTGGCTGAGGGATGAGGAGGATGAGGACGAGGAGGAGCCGGACCTGGACTGGGGCTTGGAGCCCCCGAGTCCCCCGCACAGGCTGCCCTCCGACCCGCTGCTGGTGCCCGTGAGGCTGCGGGCGCAG AGCGCCAAGGACCCTATCCTGAGCCTCAAGGGCACCCACGAGGACACCGCCAAGACCGAGACCTACCTTCACCACCCCCAGTTCCACTACGCGCAGTTGCTCTGGGAGCAGTGCTACGGGCGTCTGCCAAAGTTCCTGCAGTTCTTCGTTGAGCAGAACTGGTTCAAAAAGCTCTTCCCCATCTTCACCCTGCAG GCCTACCCCGAGATGGGCACGGTGGAGGGCCTGGCCTCGGCGTTCATGGACCTGCTGGAGGAGGCCTCCTGGGCTGACCGCGTGCATGTGCTGCGCgcgctgctgcggctgctgccgGACCTCAGCAGAGATTTCTGTAGCCGGCTGCAGGGCACCCTCCTGCACTTGCTCAACCTGGAGCAGCCCCCCAGCCTGCAG GACCGGGTCCAGAAGCAGTTTGTGATGCTGGCACTGCAGCTGCTCCTGGCGTGCTCCCTGGAGTCTCGAGAGGTGGTGGTGGAGCTGATGTCCTACTTCCTCTACTCACCAGCCCCCTTCCG GCCGGAGCTCAGGAGGCTGCTGGACGGACTCGGCCTTCAGGACCCACAGGGCTTCCTGTTCAAGGAAATGATGACCTGGGTCCAGGGCCCAGACCCCGAGTCCAAGGCCACACTGCGCAGGCGCTGCTGCCAGAAGCTGGAGGAAATGATCCAGCAGCTGCAG CCTGAGGTCGTCTTGCGGTCCTCCGCGCCCGCCATACTGCCCCATGAGATGCCGCCGCGTGAGATGCTGCCCCTGGCGCAGATGGTCTGGTCACAGTCCAAAATGCTGGACCTGGGGCCCATTGATGCACTCAACTTCTTTTGCGAGCAGCAGCGCATTCGGCACCAGGGGCCCCTGCCCGAGGAGCCCTACAGcccacccccaggccctcccctgcccccgcaGTTCTGTGGCATGGTGCTGCCACACTCCCCGGATCCCCG GCACGACCGCATCCTCCGGCTTCAGGAGGCCAGGGTCCAGAGGTCTCCCATGAGACTGAGGG GCCGAATGCTGTCCCGGCTCTGTGTGGACCGCTCCCTGGACAGCACCATCCGCATACTGAAGCTGCCACTGCCTCGGGTGGAACTGCAGCCTTTCCCCCCAGACTGGCCCAGGTCTGCCCGTCCGCTGCCCCCACGGCTCCTGCACCCTGCCCTGCAGCGCTACTTTCTGCCAGATGACACCAACCCTGACAACTACCACTGA
- the WDR97 gene encoding WD repeat-containing protein 97 isoform X3, giving the protein MESEVLDASNPYTVGGDYLIVDQEPYETDIYEVPDPGLLKEERESSFSERAPQLFTNNSQWQNMAQSARARQLWLLLRTGLQTFVEKEKRAELHVARLTHGLEPLRRLEVAAGLCSVAQDPVGRRFVVLDGAGRLHLHREDGWAQEKLLAPVALTGLVAVLGPLGTVGRFVGWGPVGLAILKSDLSLLWLSKPGEHGVPGHEPICCLPVPDPGLLLVAEAGGSLVLWKFRSGGRCLVPHGSPLQLPPSISGALARLALGPRSPHHDPCCFAAYGSAVLTFDLQTWALTDVRRNLHKTTIFDLAYCKEVEAMVTASRDSTVKVWEADWQIRMVFVGHRGPVTAVTVLPNTALVLSASQDGTLRTWDLQAAAQVGEVALTCWGRGVPSESVSRLLAPAGPGWPLLSLEARSVGLWRARELYSPLAQLSAPVLHLQLAPALPKPTAPHVALPARLVCACADGSVYLVSVSGGHTVSALLLEPEDCAAAVAYCLPREALWVLTRAGHLLCANAARSPMRVLRRLCPPPPPAPQPCCLHLYSHLTDPTSAFTNWEIVCQYKGELCRSDVAWAWKDKNRYLPVVGHTDGTLSVLELRSLKTVFRTEAHSPGPVTAIASTWNSIVSSGGDLTVKMWRVFPYAEESLSPLRTFCCCHPAVVLCALGKRVTVGFEDPNNATYGLVQFGLGSSPRYDHRPQDDPTDRITGLCCCPTLKLYASSSLDCTIRIWTAENKLLRLLHLNGAPQALTFCSNNGDLVLALGSRLCLVDHRLYLPTSYLLKAPFPVQNLCQEVPDGVDDPPLPLTSPELLTAAQLQRLANLRGVASLSTALCFIHRQTTAPQQPVLEEDLEVLVVRNQDLQQLRLGLESPAARPQLTWQQRQQAFDNYLHLIYGPGMLGLDSEAEPQQQWGTVALTVEKETWDPSAQPRDGPALRGTEAPPLQDVGTLGRRFARPPRVPLPLPPTYRRVHSRASQLLARSSLSCELGLSLDLQLQWDRLSKNPLAWDPPSPDLGQSRTSLLLQRRPQELLSNLSGFFPATIHPYKYWRRPIRFPGCVPNSVVLQQMWLPEEVSGLGALGGLSGSLESKQRRGQEDLWLVRGIRRRHTKQQQKLIQWLRDEEDEDEEEPDLDWGLEPPSPPHRLPSDPLLVPVRLRAQSAKDPILSLKGTHEDTAKTETYLHHPQFHYAQLLWEQCYGRLPKFLQFFVEQNWFKKLFPIFTLQAYPEMGTVEGLASAFMDLLEEASWADRVHVLRALLRLLPDLSRDFCSRLQGTLLHLLNLEQPPSLQDRVQKQFVMLALQLLLACSLESREVVVELMSYFLYSPAPFRPELRRLLDGLGLQDPQGFLFKEMMTWVQGPDPESKATLRRRCCQKLEEMIQQLQMETTQLSVAKMSEVLPKVSETSGLHPPSKEALSQISMLSGAAGHVSVTSSNVSQTPSLVVSPGVSDLTTLEPQAQQTLPQLHFTRTRRALSETLMHFCLQPEVVLRSSAPAILPHEMPPREMLPLAQMVWSQSKMLDLGPIDALNFFCEQQRIRHQGPLPEEPYSPPPGPPLPPQFCGMVLPHSPDPRHDRILRLQEARVQRSPMRLRGRMLSRLCVDRSLDSTIRILKLPLPRVELQPFPPDWPRSARPLPPRLLHPALQRYFLPDDTNPDNYH; this is encoded by the exons ATGGAGTCGGAAGTGTTGGATGCAAGCAACCCGTATACAGTAGGAGGCGACTACCTGATTGTAGACCAAGAGCCATATGAGACCGACATTTATGAAGTCCCGGACCCGGGGCTCCTCAAGGAAGAGAGGG AGTCGTCATTTTCGGAGCGGGCCCCACAGCTTTTTACCAACAACTCGCAGTGGCAGAACATGGCTCAGAGTGCCCGTGCCCGCCAGCTGTGGCTGCTCCTGCGTACAGGCCTCCAGACCTTTGTGGAAAAG GAAAAGAGAGCTGAGCTGCATGTGGCGCGCTTGACGCACGGGCTGGAACCCCTGCGGCGCCTGGAGGTGGCAGCCGGGCTGTGTTCGGTGGCACAGGACCCCGTAGGCAGACGCTTCGTGGTGCTGGATGGTGCAGGCCGCCTGCACCTGCACAGAGAGGATGGCTGGGcacaagagaagctgctggcTCCAGTTGCACTTACAGGGCTAGTGGCGGTGCTGGGCCCTCTGGGCACTGTGGGCCGTTTTGTGGGCTGGGGCCCAGTGGGGCTGGCCATACTAAAGTCCGACCTTAGCCTACTGTGGCTGAGTAAGCCAGGGGAGCATGGGGTGCCAGGCCACGAGCCCATCTGCTGCCTGCCGGTGCCAGATCCCGGGCTGCTACTGGTGGCGGAGGCAGGCGGAAGCCTGGTGCTCTGGAAGTTCCGTTCAGGGGGCCGCTGCCTGGTTCCCCACGGGTCACCTCTGCAGCTACCGCCAAGCATCTCGGGTGCGCTTGCGCGTCTGGCTCTGGGGCCTCGGTCTCCCCATCACGACCCATGCTGCTTCGCAGCCTATGGCTCAGCCGTGCTCACCTTTGATCTGCAAACCTGGGCTCTCACAGATGTGCGTCGGAATCTGCACAAAAC CACCATCTTCGACCTGGCGTACTGTAAAGAGGTAGAGGCCATGGTGACAGCTTCCCGGGACAGCACGGTGAAAGTGTGGGAGGCTGACTGGCAGATCCGGATGGTGTTCGTGGGACACAGAG GCCCGGTGACCGCGGTGACCGTGCTCCCGAACACAGCCCTGGTGTTGTCGGCTTCACAGGACGGGACGCTGCGCACGTGGGACCTTCAGGCAGCAGCGCAGGTGGGTGAGGTGGCACTCACCTGCTGGGGCCGCGGCGTGCCGTCGGAGAGTGTGAGCCGTCTGCTGGCCCCCGCCGGCCCGGGCTGGCCCTTGCTCTCCTTGGAGGCCCGCAGCGTGGGGCTGTGGCGTGCGCGGGAGCTCTACTCACCGTTGGCGCAGCTATCTGCGCCGGTGCTCCACCTGCAGTTGGCGCCGGCGCTGCCCAAGCCCACCGCCCCGCACGTGGCGCTGCCCGCCCGCCTCGTGTGCGCCTGCGCTGATGGCTCGGTGTACCTGGTGTCAGTCTCTGGCGGACACACCGTGAGCGCGCTTCTTCTGGAGCCCGAGGACTGCGCGGCTGCCGTGGCCTACTGCCTGCCTCGCGAGGCGCTGTGGGTGCTGACGCGCGCCGGACACCTGCTGTGTGCTAATGCAGCACGCTCCCCAATGCGGGTGCTGCGCCGCCTGTGCCCGCCGCCGCCACCCGCGCCCCAGCCCTGCTGCCTGCACCTCTACAGCCACCTCACGGACCCCACCAGCGCGTTCACCAACTGGGAGATAGTGTGCCAGTACAAGGGCGAGCTGTGCCGCAGCGACGTGGCCTGGGCCTGGAAGGACAAGAACCG GTACCTGCCCGTGGTGGGGCACACTGATGGCACCTTGTCCGTACTCGAGTTGCGCTCCTTGAAGACGGTCTTCCGAACGGAGGCACACAGCCCGGGCCCCGTCACTGCCATCGCGTCCACCTGGAACAGCATCGTGTCCTCTG GGGGAGACCTGACTGTGAAGATGTGGCGCGTCTTCCCCTACGCCGAGGAGAGCCTGAGCCCCCTGCGCACCTTCTGCTGCTGCCACCCGGCGGTAGTGCTCTGCGCCCTTGGCAAGCGCGTCACGGTGGGCTTCGAGGACCCGAACAATGCCACCTATGGCCTGGTGCAGTTTGGCCTGGGCAGCAGCCCTCGCTATGATCACCGGCCCCAGGACGACCCCACGGACCGCATCACCG GCCTGTGCTGCTGTCCCACGCTCAAGCTGTATGCCTCTTCCAGCCTGGACTGCACCATCCGGATCTGGACAGCGGAGAACAAGCTGCTgcg gCTCCTACATCTGAACGGTGCCCCTCAGGCCCTAACCTTCTGCAGCAACAATGGGGACCTGGTCCTGGCACTAGGCTCCCGCCTCTGCCTGGTGGACCACAGACTCTACCTGCCCACATCTTACCTGCTTAAG GCTCCTTTCCCTGTTCAGAACCTGTGCCAAGAGGTCCCTGATGGGGTGGATGATCCTCCACTGCCGCTGACCAGCCCAGAGTTACTGACTGCAGCCCAGCTACAGAGGCTCGCCAACCTGCGTGGGGTGGCCAGCCTCAG CACAGCCTTGTGTTTCATCCATCGCCAGACAACAGCTCCTCAGCAGCCAGTGTTGGAGGAG gacttGGAAGTCCTGGTTGTCCGGAACCAAGACCTTCAGCAACTGAGACTGGGGCTGGAGAGCCCGGCAGCCCGGCCCCAGCTGACTTGGCAGCAGCGCCAGCAGGCCTTTGATAACTACCTACATCTGATCTACGGCCCAGGCATGCTG GGTCTGGATTCTGAAGCAGAGCCCCAGCAGCAGTGGGGCACGGTGGCCCTCACAGTGGAAAAAGAGACCTGGGACCCAAGTGCCCAGCCCAGAGATGGCCCTGCTCTCAGGGGCACCGAAGCCCCACCACTGCAGGACGTGGGGACCCTGGGCAGGCGCTTTGCCCGCCCACCCCGAGTCCCCTTGCCTCTCCCACCCACCTACCGGAGGGTGCACAGCAGAGCATCCCAG CTACTGGCCCGCTCCTCCCTGAGCTGCGAGCTGGGCCTCAGTCTGGACCTGCAGCTGCAGTGGGATCGGCTCAGCAAAAACCCTCTGGCCTGGGATCCACCGTCCCCCGACCTGGGGCAGAGCAGG ACCTCCCTGCTGCTGCAGAGGCGGCCCCAGGAGCTTCTCTCCAACCTCAGCGGCTTCTTCCCTGCCACCATCCATCCTTACAAG TACTGGCGGCGGCCCATCCGCTTCCCGGGCTGCGTGCCCAACTCGGTGGTGCTGCAGCAGATGTGGCTGCCCGAGGAGGTCAGCGGCCTCGGAGCCCTCGGCGGGCTCTCGGGCAGCCTCGAGAGCAAG CAGCGCAGGGGCCAGGAGGACCTGTGGCTGGTGCGGGGCATCAGGCGGCGCCATAccaagcagcagcagaagctgatCCAGTGGCTGAGGGATGAGGAGGATGAGGACGAGGAGGAGCCGGACCTGGACTGGGGCTTGGAGCCCCCGAGTCCCCCGCACAGGCTGCCCTCCGACCCGCTGCTGGTGCCCGTGAGGCTGCGGGCGCAG AGCGCCAAGGACCCTATCCTGAGCCTCAAGGGCACCCACGAGGACACCGCCAAGACCGAGACCTACCTTCACCACCCCCAGTTCCACTACGCGCAGTTGCTCTGGGAGCAGTGCTACGGGCGTCTGCCAAAGTTCCTGCAGTTCTTCGTTGAGCAGAACTGGTTCAAAAAGCTCTTCCCCATCTTCACCCTGCAG GCCTACCCCGAGATGGGCACGGTGGAGGGCCTGGCCTCGGCGTTCATGGACCTGCTGGAGGAGGCCTCCTGGGCTGACCGCGTGCATGTGCTGCGCgcgctgctgcggctgctgccgGACCTCAGCAGAGATTTCTGTAGCCGGCTGCAGGGCACCCTCCTGCACTTGCTCAACCTGGAGCAGCCCCCCAGCCTGCAG GACCGGGTCCAGAAGCAGTTTGTGATGCTGGCACTGCAGCTGCTCCTGGCGTGCTCCCTGGAGTCTCGAGAGGTGGTGGTGGAGCTGATGTCCTACTTCCTCTACTCACCAGCCCCCTTCCG GCCGGAGCTCAGGAGGCTGCTGGACGGACTCGGCCTTCAGGACCCACAGGGCTTCCTGTTCAAGGAAATGATGACCTGGGTCCAGGGCCCAGACCCCGAGTCCAAGGCCACACTGCGCAGGCGCTGCTGCCAGAAGCTGGAGGAAATGATCCAGCAGCTGCAG ATGGAGACCACGCAGCTGTCTGTAGCCAAGATGTCAGAGGTGCTGCCCAAGGTCTCAGAGACCTCAGGACTTCACCCCCCTTCTAAAGAGGCCCTGTCGCAGATCTCGATGCTCTCTGGGGCAGCTGGTCACGTCTCTGTGACATCCTCCAATGTCTCCCAGACACCCTCTCTGGTGGTCTCACCGGGGGTGTCAGATTTGACCACCCTGGAGCCCCAGGCCCAGCAGACGCTGCCACAGCTGCACTTTACGCGGACCCGACGTGCACTGTCGGAGACCCTGATGCACTTCTGCCTCCAGCCTGAGGTCGTCTTGCGGTCCTCCGCGCCCGCCATACTGCCCCATGAGATGCCGCCGCGTGAGATGCTGCCCCTGGCGCAGATGGTCTGGTCACAGTCCAAAATGCTGGACCTGGGGCCCATTGATGCACTCAACTTCTTTTGCGAGCAGCAGCGCATTCGGCACCAGGGGCCCCTGCCCGAGGAGCCCTACAGcccacccccaggccctcccctgcccccgcaGTTCTGTGGCATGGTGCTGCCACACTCCCCGGATCCCCG GCACGACCGCATCCTCCGGCTTCAGGAGGCCAGGGTCCAGAGGTCTCCCATGAGACTGAGGG GCCGAATGCTGTCCCGGCTCTGTGTGGACCGCTCCCTGGACAGCACCATCCGCATACTGAAGCTGCCACTGCCTCGGGTGGAACTGCAGCCTTTCCCCCCAGACTGGCCCAGGTCTGCCCGTCCGCTGCCCCCACGGCTCCTGCACCCTGCCCTGCAGCGCTACTTTCTGCCAGATGACACCAACCCTGACAACTACCACTGA